A region from the Salvia miltiorrhiza cultivar Shanhuang (shh) unplaced genomic scaffold, IMPLAD_Smil_shh fragScaff_scaffold_61, whole genome shotgun sequence genome encodes:
- the LOC131003064 gene encoding protein RADIALIS-like 4: MASSSMTSSSWSSKQNKQFEAALAKFDRDTPDRWHNIARAVGGGKSADEVRRHYEALERDISSIENDQVPIPNYRAARNART, from the coding sequence ATGGCATCAAGCTCAATGACATCCTCATCATGGAGTAGCAAGCAGAACAAGCAATTTGAGGCAGCCCTAGCTAAGTTCGACAGGGACACGCCCGACCGCTGGCACAACATCGCTCGAGCCGTCGGAGGCGGCAAATCGGCCGACGAAGTCCGCCGCCACTACGAGGCCTTAGAGAGGGACATTTCCAGCATTGAGAACGATCAAGTCCCCATCCCCAACTATAGGGCTGCCCGCAATGCCAGAACTTAG
- the LOC131003039 gene encoding uncharacterized protein LOC131003039 translates to MNFLVWNVRGFSDESKSLLKEHCRSFLPLLVGIIEPKKSLQKVRQSYWRSINLVPHHQNCRQPRRPNIWLLTNPDVQTTILLSSDQVIIADCVWQTYFFRVAIVHGANDHVSRRALWTDLLSFVDGNTVFIGDFNAVKGAHERRSLAAPLRSSCSEFCDFIEASDMIESPSSGIRFTCDEMSKGRRFKFLNMWTSHPNFLDRVASSWDAATDINSEQVSLLDVQNRISDQGYTDILFEEEQSHMIEHLKIADVVSYDRGNIQQHIIDFFSSLFKDESPSNVNWDMLEGIIDQFVSEDQNGKLTHIPDDEEIMAAVFSLDANSWPGPDGFSGKFFQSCWTIIRLDILSAVRAFFLNSYLPAGCNASILILIPKKDVVETVADLRPIILSNFFFKIISKILASRLGEVAAVGVSPNQFGFIGGRSIHDCIMLGSEGFSCMNRTGKRSNMACKVDIRKAFDTMRWDFILNVLRVNGFHGKFIEWISIIFSSARISILYNGQLSGYFACSRGVRQGDPLSPILFGIAEDVLSHLFLICVNSRHITSMAFSRKASFPTHLLYADDILIFCKASMKNARKIKEILDFYGDISGQICNPAKSHVFFGRGVSSMVKNRVISELGFAMGSLPVTYLGVPIFSGRMRASYLIGIYDKIVNKFSSWKGLHLSMAGRICLVRSVIQSSVTHSMMIYRWPKSLIYKLDRKCSNFIWSGHVDKKPSCPVSWSRVCASRSEGGLGVRSFSAMNRIFLMKMAWKLVQGRDFAPSIMATRYLSNFGYAKMFLASSPFWTGVREHVNSLVMNSYSYIGTGEHIYFWHDEWLGYKLADKLHIPPFMRDFLQQAVSDYFYDGVWHFTPDFIIQFPDIVVDILLLPIGEESDTRFWKPSVSGEVSASLAYVSQSPHFPKVLWGTWIWERFIPDRRSLITWRILHLKMPTLDGLIKRGMHGPNRCVMCGLAEESIDHLFWNCNVIRQTWGVFFDWFAKSHILDCLDIHSMLAAAWNTDFSPLVRSYWKAGVINFIWKIWDSRNQVTFNDASFHPNLILGFLKVAFKEMDSNFPKLGRSHNSWQDYLTFRRIGVSMRAVPPPLMIEVHWWPPAGQWIKVNTNGSALGKPGSIAAGGVFRDNWGAVRGCFHFKGGSGFAFEAELFAIIHAVRIANSRGWHWLWIEADSSYVVQLLHSRSLKVPWHFLPLWKQTLNWLSNFRLQISHIFREGNSVADIMANHARIEGWWPFAIEDIKIAVSLDMATHSRVRMKN, encoded by the exons ATGAATTTTTTGGTTTGGAATGTCCGAGGCTTTTCGGACGAGTCTAAATCTCTTCTTAAGGAGCATTGTCGTTCGTTTTTGCCTTTACTTGTTGGCATTATTGAGCCAAAGAAAAGCCTTCAAAAAGTTCGCCAGAGCTATTGGAGATCGATTAATTTGGTGCCTCATCATCAAAATTGTCGACAGCCTCGGAGACCGAACATCTGGTTGCTCACTAATCCGGATGTTCAGACCACGATTCTGCTCTCCTCGGATCAAGTCATTATTGCTGATTGTGTTTGGCAAACATACTTTTTTAGAGTTGCTATTGTGCATGGTGCGAATGACCACGTTTCTCGACGTGCCTTGTGGACGgatcttctttcttttgttGATGGGAACACGGTGTTTATTGGCGACTTCAACGCCGTTAAGGGGGCCCATGAGCGACGTAGTTTGGCGGCGCCTTTGAGAAGTTCTTGCAGCGAGTTTTGCGACTTCATCGAGGCTTCGGATATGATTGAATCTCCTTCTTCTGGCATTCGGTTTACATG CGATGAGATGAGTAAGGGGAGACGTTTCAAATTCTTGAATATGTGGACTTCTCACCCTAACTTTCTTGACCGAGTGGCGTCTTCTTGGGATGCTGCGACTGAC ATTAATTCGGAGCAAGTCTCGTTGCTCGACGTGCAGAACAGGATTTCTGACCAGGGTTACACGGACATTCTTTTTGAGGAGGAG CAAAGCCACATGATTGAGCACTTGAAGATTGCCGATGTTGTCTCGTATGATAGGGGGAATATTCAGCAGCATATTATTGATTTCTTTTCATCTCTTTTTAAAGACGAAAGTCCCAGTAATGTGAATTGGGATATGCTGGAAGGTATTATTGATCAATTTGTCTCTGAGGATCAGAATGGGAAGCTCACGCATATACCTGATGATGAGGAGATTATGGCTGCGGTTTTTAGCTTGGATGCGAATAGCTGGCCAGGTCCGGATGGGTTTTCAGGGAAGTTTTTTCAGAGCTGTTGGACCATTATACGACTGGATATTCTTTCTGCGGTGCGTGCTTTCTTCCTTAATTCTTATCTGCCTGCAGGCTGCAATGCTAGCATCTTAATTTTGATCCCAAAAAAGGATGTGGTGGAGACGGTGGCTGATTTGAGACCTATCATTCTCTcaaatttcttctttaaaattatttccaaaatccTCGCTTCTAGATTGGGGGAAGTGGCGGCTGTTGGGGTGTCGCCAAACCAATTTGGGTTTATTGGAGGTCGTTCGATTCATGACTGCATCATGCTTGGCTCTGAAGGTTTTAGCTGCATGAATCGCACGGGCAAACGCTCGAATATGGCGTGCAAAGTGGATATTCGCAAAGCATTTGATACTATGCGCTGGGACTTTATTCTGAACGTGCTCAGGGTTAACGGTTTCCATGGAAAGTTCATTGAATGGATTTCCATTATCTTCAGTTCTGCCCGGATTTCCATTCTTTACAACGGGCAGTTGAGTGGCTACTTCGCTTGTTCCAGGGGAGTTAGGCAGGGTGATCCTCTCTCTCCTATTCTTTTTGGAATTGCTGAGGATGTTTTGAGTCACTTATTTCTCATTTGTGTGAATTCTCGTCACATTACTTCTATGGCTTTCAGCAGAAAGGCCTCTTTTCCTACTCATTTGCTTTATGCTGATGACATTTTGATTTTCTGTAAGGCGTCGATGAAAAACGCTcgcaaaatcaaagaaatcttgGATTTCTATGGTGATATTTCGGGACAAATTTGTAACCCTGCCAAGTCTCACGTTTTCTTCGGGAGGGGCGTTTCTTCCATGGTGAAGAATCGTGTGATTAGTGAGCTTGGCTTTGCGATGGGATCTTTGCCGGTTACCTATTTGGGAGTTCCGATTTTCTCTGGTCGCATGCGTGCTTCTTACTTGATTGGTATTTATGATAAGATTGTCAATAAGTTTTCAAGTTGGAAGGGGCTACACTTATCTATGGCTGGCAGAATTTGCTTGGTTCGTTCTGTGATTCAAAGTTCGGTAACGCACTCTATGATGATATATAGATGGCCTAAATCACTCATCTATAAACTGGATAGGAAGTGCAGCAACTTTATTTGGTCGGGACATGTGGACAAAAAGCCTTCGTGCCCGGTGAGCTGGTCTAGGGTTTGCGCTTCTCGGTCGGAGGGTGGCCTCGGGGTTAGGTCTTTCtcggctatgaatagaatcttCTTGATGAAGATGGCCTGGAAGCTTGTGCAAGGGCGAGACTTCGCCCCTTCGATCATGGCGACTCGCTACTTGTCGAATTTTGGCTATGCCAAGATGTTCTTGGCTTCTTCGCCATTCTGGACTGGCGTGAGGGAGCATGTCAACTCCTTGGTGATGAATTCTTATTCCTATATTGGCACTGGagaacacatttatttctgGCATGACGAATGGCTGGGTTACAAGTTGGCGGACAAGCTTCATATTCCGCCTTTTATGAGAGACTTTCTGCAGCAAGCTGTGAGTGATTACTTCtatgatggtgtttggcatttcacTCCGGATTTTATTATTCAGTTTCCTGATATTGTGGTGGATATTCTGTTGCTTCCAATTGGGGAGGAGAGTGACACTCGCTTCTGGAAACCTTCTGTTAGTGGAGAGGTTTCGGCCTCTCTTGCCTATGTTTCGCAGTCTCCGCATTTTCCCAAAGTTCTTTGGGGAACTTGGATTTGGGAGCGTTTTATTCCTGACAGAAGATCTCTTATCACATGGCGGATTCTGCATTTGAAGATGCCGACTCTGGATGGTCTAATCAAAAGGGGCATGCATGGCCCCAACAGATGTGTGATGTGTGGGTTAGCTGAGGAGTCTATTGACCACTTGTTCTGGAATTGCAATGTTATTCGGCAGACTTGGGgggttttctttgattggtttgcCAAGTCGCACATTCTGGACTGCTTGGATATTCATAGCATGTTGGCTGCTGCATGGAACACTGATTTCAGTCCGTTGGTTCGGTCCTACTGGAAAGCTGGggtcattaattttatttggaaaattTGGGATTCCCGCAATCAAGTGACTTTTAATGACGCCAGTTTCCACCCAAATTTGATTCTTGGGTTCCTGAAAGTTGCGTTTAAGGAGATGGATTCAAATTTCCCTAAGCTTGGGCGTTCTCATAACTCTTGGCAGGATTATTTGACGTTTAGGCGAATTGGGGTTTCGATGCGCGCTGTTCCGCCCCCTTTGATGATtgaggttcactggtggccaCCGGCAGGGCAGTGGATAAAAGTAAATACGAACGGTTCGGCGCTCGGGAAACCTGGAAGCATTGCCGCGGGCGGTGTATTCCGTGATAACTGGGGTGCGGTTCGCGGTTGTTTTCACTTTAAAGGGGGTTCGGGGTTCGCTTTTGAAGCGGAGCTTTTCGCAATCATTCATGCCGTTCGAATTGCGAATTCTCGTGGGTGGCActggctttggattgaagcaGACTCGTCTTATGTTGTCCAGCTTCTGCATTCTCGTTCTCTGAAAGTTCCTTGGCATTTTCTACCGCTATGGAAACAGACTTTAAATTGGCTTTCAAATTTTCGACTTCAGATTTCGCATATTTTTAGAGAAGGAAATAGTGTggcggatattatggctaatcatGCCCGGATCGAAGGGTGGTGGCCCTTTGCTATTGAGGATATTAAGATTGCGGTGTCTTTAGATATGGCTACTCATAGTCGCGTTCGTATGAAGAATTGA